In Antarcticibacterium arcticum, the genomic stretch TTTGATCCGGTATATGAAGAAACACCATTTACTCTTAAAATTCCATACGGAGTTTCCTGCGTACTTGTTGCCTCCACATTTCCATCTCCACCTGGAGGAGCAAAAGTAACCACCCTATCTTGTTCTATATAAGCTATTTCTTTTTGTCCTTTTAACTGGGCAACCTGTTCCTTTGTTAATTTTAATGTAGCACCTTTTAAAGTTCCGCTATATACATTAACTATTTCTGCATTGGAAATGGAAGCATTAGAGAGAATTTTCATGGTTTGGGAAGCCATCGCTTCCTGAGCCTTACCATAATCGTTGGGATATTTAGAACTTACATCTTCAACGGCCTTGGCATTATAGACAACAATATATTGCCCTTCAATTGCATTTGCATCCTGTGGGGTGTTGAAATCTGTAAATAAAGCTTCTTCCTCTGTAACGCCCTGGTCTTGGGAGCAGGAATAAAAAAAGAAGGACGCTGCCATTAAAGCCAGTCCGGTTCTCATTGGGTTTTTTAACATCATAATTTTAGTTTTAAATTAATAATTTATGAATGCCTAATTTCTCTTTTTTTAAAAACAAGCCTTAATTAAAGACCTTATTTATTGTAGGGTTTACCTTACTTAACATTGGATATTATGGTTAACCATACTATTTGTACGGTGCTTTTGGCAATAAAACTTATGATATACTGTAATTTTCAGGTATTAACTAAATCAAACCCTACTTACTATGAAAGTGACCAAATTATTATTGATGATTTTAGGAACAGGATTCTTTTTTATTTCCTGTGAAAAGGAAGAAGCTCCTTCTTCGATGGAGGCTTCTGCCGAGGATTTTCAGGAGAAAATTTCAAAAGAGGACTTACAACTTATTTCTTCTTTACATTTTAATTCTAAAGATGCAGAAATTATAGATTTGCTTCTTCCCGATGGATCAACTGAAAAAACCTTTTTAATAGAAGGGGATATATTGCTTAACCGGGAGCAGTTAAATAACATGTCTTCAAATAATATTACCAGCAAGCAGTACCGCACCTATAACCTGGTGAGCAATTACAGGAATGTGAATGTAATTGGATACACGGGTGGTTCTGGGCAAGGATTGACCTCAAAACAAAAAACGGCTTTGCAATGGACCATAGATAATTACAATGCATTAAATATAGGACTGAATTTCACACTTACATTTGGCACAAATTATTCAGCTTATGACATTGTGGTTTATCAAAATCCTAACGGCCAAGCCGGAGGTGTGGCAGGGTTCCCCAGTGGCGGAAATCCTTATAAATACGTTCAGATCTATTCCGGAATGGAAGCTTATGATACCAACACCAATGAACATGTAATTACACATGAAATTGGACATTCAGTAGGATTAAGACATACAGACTGGTTTAGCCGGCAGAGCTGTGGACAAAGTGGTGAGGCAGCAGGATCAGACGGTGCCGTGCATATACCGGGAACACCCACAGGATATGATGCTAATTCTATTATGTTAGCTTGTTTTAGTGCCAGTGAAGATGGAGAATTTGGATACTATGATCGCGTTGCACTGGAATATTTATATTAATCTTTTTTTAGAGGGATAGAAAGGAGGCACTAAACGCTTTCTTTCTATTCATTCTATTGAATAAAAATTATTGCCTCTTTACTTTGTAATTGCCGGGACTTTATTCTAAATTTCTTTAATTAAAGTAATTTCCTTTCGGGCTTTTTCAATAAAAATCCAATTATTTATACCTTATAAGCCATGTTCCCCTGGTTAAGGGGAACTAAAAAATAGTAATTAATTTTAATCTATAAACATGAAAAAATTTATCTTTTCTGCAGCTATAATGTTAGCATTAATATCTACAACCACCTCTTGTGAACCCGAAGAACTAAATACGGGAACGAAATCTATAAATTCTTCAGATACTTATAGTGACACCGGAGATTCCAAAGACGTGCCTATACCTCCTAAAGGATCTGATGAAGAAGGATAGAATAA encodes the following:
- a CDS encoding M57 family metalloprotease, whose protein sequence is MKVTKLLLMILGTGFFFISCEKEEAPSSMEASAEDFQEKISKEDLQLISSLHFNSKDAEIIDLLLPDGSTEKTFLIEGDILLNREQLNNMSSNNITSKQYRTYNLVSNYRNVNVIGYTGGSGQGLTSKQKTALQWTIDNYNALNIGLNFTLTFGTNYSAYDIVVYQNPNGQAGGVAGFPSGGNPYKYVQIYSGMEAYDTNTNEHVITHEIGHSVGLRHTDWFSRQSCGQSGEAAGSDGAVHIPGTPTGYDANSIMLACFSASEDGEFGYYDRVALEYLY